The Rhizobium rhizogenes sequence GTGTTTTCGCAATGCAGGAAGATATCGTCATAGGCGATGTCGAGCGACAGTTGCTGTTCGTCCGCCACCTTCTTCGCGAGCGTTTCCGCGGCCGCGCAGAGCCTTTCCATCCGGTCGTCCGTCAGCGTCCGGAGTGTCGCCCAGATTTCCGCGTCAGCCGGGGAAATACCGAAGGCGGCCTCGCCCATGACGGCATGGGTGATTGTCACCATCGAGAAATCAGGCTCGGGTGGGAAGCCGGAACCAAGATCCGTCAAGGCCGGCATCAGTCGGGATATCGCCCGCATGGGGGAGATGCCGTGTTCGGGGGAGGAAGCATGTGCCGTCTTGCCGGCGAGGCGGATCTTGACGCCGCGCGATGCGCAATTGACCGGCCCCTCCACCACGCTGACATGGCCGAACGGAAGACCGGGCAGGTTGTGAAGCGAAAAGGAGTAGTCGGGTTTTATCTCCGCAAAACGCGGATCGGCGAGGACGGCGGCGGCGCCTGCGCCGGTTTCCTCCGCGGGCTGGTATAAAAGGATGATGCGACCGCTGCCGGGTCGCTGCCGGGAAAGGCCGAGCGCAAGCGCCGTCAGAATGGTGGAATGGCCATCATGACCGCAAAGATGGCCCTTGCCGTCGGTGCCGGAGCGGTGTTCGGCCTCGCTTTTTTCATGGATCGGCAGCGCATCGAGTTCCGAGCGGATAAGGATCGACGGGCCGCTTTTCCCGCTGTCATAGATAGCGGCAACGCCATGGCCGCCAAGATCCGCGAGCAGCCGGTCGGGTCTTGCCCCGTCAAGAAAGGTGCGGATGCGCCGGGCCGTTTCCTTCTCTTCGCCGGAAATCTCCGGATGACGGTGCAGATCATGGCGAAGCTCGACGAGATCGAGCATGTCCTTGTTGGTCAGAAACATCAAAAATCCTTGCAAGTCGGCCGGCCGGTTTTTCCTGCCGCAACTTACAGATCATTGCCTTCAATGCAAAACCTTTGGCGGGTGCCAGCGCTTGCCCGCCGCCTTTGGCTTGGCGGCAAGTGTGATGGCATCCGCAGGCAGCGGCACCTTGGTTTTTGCGAGTTCCAGCCGGGCAAGGGCCGCGCGGGCTTTTTCCGCATATTCCAGATGCGCGGCATCGTCCGAATGGTAATGCTGCAGCCTGTCGAGAATCTCGGCGCCTTCCATCGCCCTTTCGGCGGCGATGAGGGCGACGGCACATTTATAAAGTGCCTCGCGGTGGAAGGGCGCGCGGTTGGTCACCTGACGGAAGGCCTCGGATGCCTCGTGATAATGCTGTTGCGCCAGCCGCGCCTCGCCGATGCGCAGCCAGAGCAGAAGCGGGTCCTGACCGCCGGCGAGAAGCGCCAGATAGGCTATTTCCGCTTCCCGGAACTCGCCACGGTCAAAGGACAGATTGGCCAGCCCGAATTGTGCCCCGGAATGTTCCGGCGCGGCGGCCAATACCTGACCGAAGGCGATATTGGCTGCGGCCTTCTTGCCGGTCTTGTAGAATTTTAGGCCCTGTTCATAGACAAAGCGGATGCTGCGCGGATGCAGCGTGCCGCCGAGATTGTCGCCCGAGCGGGTGCGAAATAGCGTGCAACTGAGCTTCTGCTCCTCCGGTCCGAAGAAATATTTGTAAGGCTCGTTGCCGCGCAGGAAATCATAGGTCTTGAAACCCTGCTCGATGGCCCTGCGGATGCAGTGGCCATGCAGCACCAGCCCGGGTGAGGGGGTTTTCCAGTTCTCGTCGCGGCCGGTAATGTAAAACAGTATCGACATCTTCCGCCGGTCGATGATGTTGGCGAGCGCGCCGAGCGGCTGATCGCCGTACCACAGGACCGGCACCTCCAGATCGCCACGCCTTTGGCAGTCCATCAGCATCTGGCGCGTTGCGCCGATCAGCAGTTCCGTGCGTTCCTTGCCCTTGTGCGGCGCCCAGCGGATGCGCCAGAAATCGAACAGGATGTCCATGTCCCGTTTGATCGTTTCGTCCGTCGCGAAGGTGATGCGGTATTCGTCGCCACCCTCCACCTTTCTGAGAAATCGCCGGAGCTTCTGTCGCGTCTGGCTGCTCATATGGCTTTCGAGATAACCGTCGAACGTGTCCGGCAGGGTGACGACCGGGCAGATGCAATTGTTGATGTTGTAGGGGTTGGTCGGCATGTTGTCCCGGAACATCACGAGCGGCCCCTGAAGCGCGCGGATCATCGCGTCGCGCCGTTCCGGCGGCCCGGAAAGGTAATCGAGCTTCAGTTCGGTCCAGTTCTGCTGGCGAATATAGGAGCAGAAACCGGCAATGGCATGATTTTCATAGTCCGGCAGGGTGATGAAGCCGGTGTAATCGGCCGCCGCATTGCCGGCCATGACGATGCTGTCGTGAAACCGGCCGGTTTTCTCGTCCGGTTCGGTGACGATGCGCAGCGGGAAAAACGCCACATAGGGCGAGCCTTCCGGACGCTCCCTGAGCGCCAGGATGAACCAGCGCCTGCGGCGCGGCATATAATCGCGAAGCCAGCCCCAGGAGAGGAAGTGCCGCGCATGCGGGTCGGCCATGAATACCGATTCCCAGTTTTGCCGGATCGCTTCGAAGCCGGCGTCGGTGTCGATGATGTCGATGCGCATGTGTCCCCTCCCAATACGGATCACAAAATCGGGAGGGTTCATTCTATGGGCAAATGGCCGCCTTCAAATATTCCGTTCGGGTGAAAGGCTCACATCAAATGGGATTAGCCCGCGGCAGGTTCGGCATCGACGCGCCGCGACAAAAAACCCCTTGTCCGTCGATTGTAACTCTCTAACATGCGGGCTGAATGCGCGGCCGGCTCAACGATCCGCATGGCACAGGAGTTCTCTTATGGCTGTTCCTTATATGCTTCTCACCGGTGCGAGCCGGGGAATAGGGCATGCCACCGTCAAGCTGTTTCAGGAAAAAGGCTGGAGAATCCTTACCGTATCGCGGCAACCTTTTTCGGAGGAGTGCCGCTGGCCCTCGGCGCGGGAGAGCCATATCCAGGCCGATCTGGAGGACCTGTCACGCATTGAGGAGCTTGCCGACGAGGTTCGTTCGCGCCTGCCGGAAGGCAAGCTTGCCGCGCTCGTCAACAATGCCGGAATTTCGCCCAAGGGTGACGGCGGAAGCCGTCTCGGCGTCATGGATACGACGGCGGATATCTGGACACGGGTGCTCAATGTCAATCTCGTTTCCACGGCGCTGCTCGCCCGCGCGCTTTTGCCGGAACTGGAGGCGGCGAAAGGCTCCATCGTCAATGTCACCTCCATCGTCGGCTCGCGCGTGCATCCTTTTGCCGGCGTGGCCTATGCCACATCGAAGGCAGCGCTTGCGGCGCTGACGCGGGAACTGGCGCATGAATTCGGCCCGCGCGGCGTGCGCGCCAATGCCATTGCCCCGGGGGAGATCAACACCGCCATCCTCTCTCCCGGCACCGCCGAACTGGTGGAAGCGCAGGTGCCGCTCGGCCGGCTCGGCACCACGGCCGAGGTGGCGCAGACCATCTATTTCCTCTGCTCGGAACAGTCGAGCTACATTAACGGCGCGGAAATTCACATCAATGGCGGCCAGCACGTCTGACGCTTCAAGCTCATCCAACCGAAACGGAGCCCTTACCGATGACCATCCTGCCGAATTCCGTCGAGGCACGCGATATCGCCTATCAGATGCACCCGAACGTCAACCTGCGCAAATTCGAAAAGACCGGCGGTCTGGTGATCGAAAGCGGCGAGGGCATCTATGTCACCGACAGCAGCGGCAAGCGTTATATCGAGGCGATGGCGGGGCTGTGGTCGGTGGCGCTCGGTTTTGGTGAGCAGCGGCTGGTGGATGCGGCAACGAAGCAGATGCAGAAGCTGCCCTATTACCACACTTTCTCCTACAAGACGCATGGCCCATCCGTTGATCTCGCCGAGTTGCTGATCGAGCTTTCGCCGGTGCCGATGTCGAAGGTGCACTTCACCTCGTCCGGTTCCGAGGCGAATGATCTGGTCGCCAAGATGGTTTGGTATCGCTCCAATGCGCTCGGCAAAAAGGACAAGAAAAAGATCATCGGCCGCATCAAGGGTTACCATGGTGTGACGATCGCATCAGCCTCGATCACCGGCCTGCCGCGCAACCATGAGAGCTTCGACCTGCCGCTGGACCGCATGCTGCATACCGCTTGCCCCTCCTATGTGCATTTCGGCAAGGATGGGGAAAGTGAAGCGGATTTCACCGCGCGTATCCTGAAAGAGCTGGAGGACCTGATCCTTCGCGAAGGTCCCGAAACCGTCGCCGCCTTCTGGGGCGAGCCGGTGATGGGCGCCGGCGGGGTTCTCCTGCCGCCGGAAGGATATTGGGAAGGCGTGCAGGCGATCCTGAAGAAATACGACATTCTGCTTGTCGTGGATGAGGTTATCTGCGGTTTTGGCCGCACCGGCAAGATGTTTGCCTGCGAGACCTATGGCATCAAGCCGGATGTGCTTGTCGTTTCCAAGCAGATTTCGTCGTCCTACATGCCGCTTTCGGCGATCATCATGAATGATAGTTTTTATCAGCCGATTGCCGATGAGTCCGATCGTATCGGCTCCTTCGGCCATGGTTACACGGCCTCCGGTCATCCGGTCGCGACGGCGGTGGGGCTGGAAAACCTGAAGATCATTCAGGAGCGTGATCTGGTCGGTAATGTCGCCCGGCTGGAGGGCAAATTTCTCGATCATCTGAAGGCGCTTGCCGATCACCCGCTCATTCATTCCTCGCGTGGCGTCGGTCTCCTTGGCGCGCTGGAAGTGAAGCCATGGGAAGGCCTGAAGGCCGGGGATACGACGCTCGCTATTGCCGCCGCCATCGAGGAGGAGGGTGTCATCACCCGGCCGATCGGCGAATCCATCTGCTTCTGCCCGCCGCTGATCATCACGGCTGAGCAGCTGGACGAGCTGTTTGCCGGCGTGAAACGTGGTCTCGACAAGGTCGCGGCCGCACGCGGCTGACGATTTTATCGATTGCGCTAGCCGAGCGTTCCTGCTCGGCTAGCTTATCCCCTGTAGGCCACGAGCACTGCGCCGCAGGCGATCAGGACAACGCCGAGCCAATTGGGCAACGACAGCCTTTCCCCCAGAAACAGCACCGCAAAGACGGCGACGAAGACGACGCTCAGCTTGTCGATGGGGGCGACGCGGGCGGCATCGCCGATTTTCAGCGCCCGGAAATAACATATCCACGATGCGCCGGTCGCCAGCCCTGAAAGCACGAGGAACAACCAGGTTCGCCCCGAAATGGTGGAGGGCTGCTGCCAGTTGCCGGTGATGTAAACCATCAGGCCGGCGGCGGCGAGAATGACGATGGTGCGGATGAAGGTGGCGAAATCGGAATTGACGTTCTCGATGCCGATCTTCGCAAAAATGGCGGTGAGCGCCGCAAAAGCCGCTGACAGCAGCGCCCAGAATTGCCAGGCGAGAAACAGGTTCTTCATGTGATGCCGACTCCGTTCATCCATTCGCTCCCGTCTGGCTCTACAGCATCTGTCTTGCGATAAGAACTGTTTTCACAATTGTATCTGAACGTGGAAGGCCGGCGCATCGATCACGATGCGCCGGCCTTCATGTAAGAGCCTGTCCGGACGGAGCCGGGACAGGCCGGACCTTGGGAGGTCTTATTATTCGGCGGGCTGAACCGATGCCGGCAGTGCCGTATCCACATCGGCAATGCCGGAGATTTCTTCCTGGCCGCTGAGCACGCGGGCAAGCTGGTCCTGATCCAGTTCGCCTTCCCAGCGGGCGACGACGATGGTGGCGACGGCGTTACCGACGAAGTTGGTGAGCGCGCGGCATTCCGACATGAAGCGGTCGATACCGAGGATCAGCGCCATACCGGCAACCGGAACGGAAGGCACGACGGAGAGCGTTGCAGCGAGCGTGATGAAGCCCGCGCCGGTGATGCCGGCCGCGCCCTTGGAGGAGAGCATGGCGACGAGCAGCAGCAGGATCTGTTCACCGAAGGACAGGTGGATACCGGTTGCCTGGGCAATGAAGAGGGCCGCCAGCGTCATGTAGATGTTGGTGCCGTCAAGATTGAAGGAGTAACCGGTGGGAATGACGAGGCCGACGACGGAGCGCTTGCAACCGGCCTTTTCCATCTTGCTCATCAGGCCCGGCAAAGCGGCTTCGGAAGACGAGGTGCCGAGAACCAGCAGCAGTTCTTCCTTGATGTAGCGGATGAGCGCGACGATGGAGAAGCCGTTGTAGCGGCAGACGGCGCCGAGAACCACGAACACGAACAGGAAGGACGTGATGTAGAAGGTGCCGATCAGCATGGCGAGGTTGGTGACGGACGAGATGCCGTATTTGCCGATGGTGAAGGCCATGGCGCCGAAAGCACCGATGGGGGCGGCCTTCATCAGGATCGCGACCAGCTTGAAGATCGGATACATCAGGGCATGCATGAAATCGGTGACGGGCTTGCCCTTTTCGCCGACGATGCCGAGCGCGATGCCGAACAGAACCGAGAAGAACAGCACCTGCAGAATGTCACCGCTGGCAAATGCGCCGACAATGGTGGTCGGGATGATGTTCATCAGGAAGCCGGTGATGGTCTGCTCATGGGCCTTGTCGGCGTAGGTCGCGACGGCCTTGGCATCCAGCGTGGCCGGATCGATGTTCATGCCGGCGCCCGGCTGCACGGTGTTGGCGACGATGAGGCCGACGATGAGCGCGAGCGTGGAGAAGATCAGGAAGTAGATCATGGCCTTGCCGGCCACGCGCCCGACCTTCTTCATGTCGTTCATGCCGGCGATGCCGGTTGCGACGGTGAGGAAGATGACGGGAGCGATGATCATCTTGACGAGGCGGATGAAACCGTCGCCGAGCGGCTTCAGCTGTTCGCCGAAGGCCGGATAGAAATGGCCAAGCGCGATACCGGCGATGATGGCGACCAGAACCTGGAAATACAGGTGCTTGTAAAATGGCTGCTTGGCGTGGCCTGCGGCCACGGCTGTCGTATCGATCATGTTTTTTCCTCCTCGGCCTCACCCTGCCTTTATTGGCCTCCCGGGTTCGCCGTGACGTTGACGGCTTCGCGCCGATTGCGGAGTCATGTGCAATACGCATGCCAGACTTGCTCATTTGTCGTAACTGGCTGATTTAAAAAGTACTTTTTATTGACGCTTTGCCGGCTCACGGGCATTTGTGCGGAATTCCGGACAATGCCTCTTGCGGTCTGTGTGTAAATCCGCACAATTGACGTATGACCTATCAGGATCAGGCACCTCATTCTCAGGCGAAACGTCGCGCGCAATGGCTGGCGCTGGCTGGCCTGTGGCTGCTCGTCAGTCTTGGTGTGCTGCTGGTGGCCGATGAATTCGCCCGTCATCAGGCGATGCGAACGGCGGCTTTCGAGGCCTCAACCGATGCCGAGCTGAAGATTGCGTTGCTGAATGTCGCGTTGGAGCGGCCGCGCGCCATTCCGCTGGTTCTGTCAGGTGATCCCGATCTTTCCACCGCGCTGGATGGCGGCGACGCCGTCGCGGTCGATCGGCTGAACCGCAAGCTGGAGGGGCTGATTGAAGGCACGCAGTCGTCGGTCATCTATGTGACCGGGCCAACCGGTCTCACCATCGCTTCCAGCAACTGGCGGGAGGAGGACAGCTTCGTCGGCTCCAACTACGCATTCCGGGAATATTTTCAGGCGGCGATGAAAACCGGCATGTCCGAACATTACGCGCTCGGCAATGTCAGCCGCCGGCCGGGTCTTTATATCTCCCGCCGCATCGATGCCGCCGACGGGCGGCCGCTTGGTGTTGTCATCGCCAAGGTGGAGTTCAACCGTCTGGAATCGGACTGGAACATTGGCGGCAAGCCGGTTTATGTGGTCGACAGAAACGGCGTCGTGCTGATGACGAGCGTGCCGGAATGGCGCTTCAAGACCGTTGCACCGATTGACGAGGCGCGGCGAAAGGTGATTTCCGAAAGCCTGCAATTCGGCAATGAGACGCTGGCGATCCTGCCTTTCCGACCGGCCCGCTCATCGGACGATGATGTTCCGCTCATCCATGTCGATGAGCCGGGGCGGGAGCGCGGCGATTATCTGCGGCTGGAAACGCCGGTGCCGACGACCACATGGACCCTGCATTACCTGCAGCC is a genomic window containing:
- a CDS encoding amidohydrolase, whose product is MFLTNKDMLDLVELRHDLHRHPEISGEEKETARRIRTFLDGARPDRLLADLGGHGVAAIYDSGKSGPSILIRSELDALPIHEKSEAEHRSGTDGKGHLCGHDGHSTILTALALGLSRQRPGSGRIILLYQPAEETGAGAAAVLADPRFAEIKPDYSFSLHNLPGLPFGHVSVVEGPVNCASRGVKIRLAGKTAHASSPEHGISPMRAISRLMPALTDLGSGFPPEPDFSMVTITHAVMGEAAFGISPADAEIWATLRTLTDDRMERLCAAAETLAKKVADEQQLSLDIAYDDIFLHCENTPEAVAHIRRALDEEKISHGSEGLPMRASEDFGRFRAVSSSAMFFLGAGEDYPNLHNPDYDFPDDLIEIGARIFMRIIRNLTDAG
- a CDS encoding GNAT family N-acetyltransferase; protein product: MRIDIIDTDAGFEAIRQNWESVFMADPHARHFLSWGWLRDYMPRRRRWFILALRERPEGSPYVAFFPLRIVTEPDEKTGRFHDSIVMAGNAAADYTGFITLPDYENHAIAGFCSYIRQQNWTELKLDYLSGPPERRDAMIRALQGPLVMFRDNMPTNPYNINNCICPVVTLPDTFDGYLESHMSSQTRQKLRRFLRKVEGGDEYRITFATDETIKRDMDILFDFWRIRWAPHKGKERTELLIGATRQMLMDCQRRGDLEVPVLWYGDQPLGALANIIDRRKMSILFYITGRDENWKTPSPGLVLHGHCIRRAIEQGFKTYDFLRGNEPYKYFFGPEEQKLSCTLFRTRSGDNLGGTLHPRSIRFVYEQGLKFYKTGKKAAANIAFGQVLAAAPEHSGAQFGLANLSFDRGEFREAEIAYLALLAGGQDPLLLWLRIGEARLAQQHYHEASEAFRQVTNRAPFHREALYKCAVALIAAERAMEGAEILDRLQHYHSDDAAHLEYAEKARAALARLELAKTKVPLPADAITLAAKPKAAGKRWHPPKVLH
- a CDS encoding SDR family NAD(P)-dependent oxidoreductase; the encoded protein is MAVPYMLLTGASRGIGHATVKLFQEKGWRILTVSRQPFSEECRWPSARESHIQADLEDLSRIEELADEVRSRLPEGKLAALVNNAGISPKGDGGSRLGVMDTTADIWTRVLNVNLVSTALLARALLPELEAAKGSIVNVTSIVGSRVHPFAGVAYATSKAALAALTRELAHEFGPRGVRANAIAPGEINTAILSPGTAELVEAQVPLGRLGTTAEVAQTIYFLCSEQSSYINGAEIHINGGQHV
- a CDS encoding aspartate aminotransferase family protein, with protein sequence MTILPNSVEARDIAYQMHPNVNLRKFEKTGGLVIESGEGIYVTDSSGKRYIEAMAGLWSVALGFGEQRLVDAATKQMQKLPYYHTFSYKTHGPSVDLAELLIELSPVPMSKVHFTSSGSEANDLVAKMVWYRSNALGKKDKKKIIGRIKGYHGVTIASASITGLPRNHESFDLPLDRMLHTACPSYVHFGKDGESEADFTARILKELEDLILREGPETVAAFWGEPVMGAGGVLLPPEGYWEGVQAILKKYDILLVVDEVICGFGRTGKMFACETYGIKPDVLVVSKQISSSYMPLSAIIMNDSFYQPIADESDRIGSFGHGYTASGHPVATAVGLENLKIIQERDLVGNVARLEGKFLDHLKALADHPLIHSSRGVGLLGALEVKPWEGLKAGDTTLAIAAAIEEEGVITRPIGESICFCPPLIITAEQLDELFAGVKRGLDKVAAARG
- a CDS encoding EamA family transporter yields the protein MKNLFLAWQFWALLSAAFAALTAIFAKIGIENVNSDFATFIRTIVILAAAGLMVYITGNWQQPSTISGRTWLFLVLSGLATGASWICYFRALKIGDAARVAPIDKLSVVFVAVFAVLFLGERLSLPNWLGVVLIACGAVLVAYRG
- a CDS encoding dicarboxylate/amino acid:cation symporter, with protein sequence MIDTTAVAAGHAKQPFYKHLYFQVLVAIIAGIALGHFYPAFGEQLKPLGDGFIRLVKMIIAPVIFLTVATGIAGMNDMKKVGRVAGKAMIYFLIFSTLALIVGLIVANTVQPGAGMNIDPATLDAKAVATYADKAHEQTITGFLMNIIPTTIVGAFASGDILQVLFFSVLFGIALGIVGEKGKPVTDFMHALMYPIFKLVAILMKAAPIGAFGAMAFTIGKYGISSVTNLAMLIGTFYITSFLFVFVVLGAVCRYNGFSIVALIRYIKEELLLVLGTSSSEAALPGLMSKMEKAGCKRSVVGLVIPTGYSFNLDGTNIYMTLAALFIAQATGIHLSFGEQILLLLVAMLSSKGAAGITGAGFITLAATLSVVPSVPVAGMALILGIDRFMSECRALTNFVGNAVATIVVARWEGELDQDQLARVLSGQEEISGIADVDTALPASVQPAE